The genomic window TGTTATAATTTGAATCAATTAACATAATCCATTTCTCTAATAACTGGAAACCATCTACTTTATTTTGACAAGACTGTCAAATGTAACTATAAAGGACTGATGAAAATTCGTTATCAAATTAAGTTCTACACGATAATGATCAAAATTCAAAAAATTTAAAAAGTGAAATTTTGAACCATTCTTTATCATTGTCTATTTTTCCTTTTAGAATTTTTGACTGTTGTTTTAGGTCGCCTTCAATATTAATAAAATCCATAAAAACCTGTAATCTGCGAGGATATTGTCTCCTCGTCTCTGGTGCTCTGAGAGCGTAGATAAATTGTTGCAACGGATCATCATCATAATCATTCTCATTGTTAGAAATATTTTGAATAAGGGGTGCAACAATGTCGTCCTTCACTTTTATTATTTCATTATTGTTTTGGGCCAAATTTATGAACTATTAACAATATGGGCCGGGTCGGCTGTAGGTCATAATTGCATCTAATCTACAACTTTAATATTAAAAGATATGGTGATACATATAATGCATCACATTTGAAATTATTTGAGTTGATGAGAGAGGGATTTTATTTTCTTGACGGTTTCTAGATATATTGATATAGTGAAAATCATAATTTGAAACACAAATTTTAAAAATCCTAAAAAAAACAGATTAGGCTTTGCAAATAATAAATTACAGGTTAAAACTAATTTAACCATGAGATACAATTCAGTCTTGAAAAATATGCTTGAGGTAGACGAAGCAATAAATTATCTAGATTCATTACATCTATTTCCCCATCCAGATAGACCAAAATCATGGGATATTAGTAAAATTATCCACATCTTAAATAAAGCAGATAAAGGATCATTTATTCTAGATGTAGGGTGTAATACGTGTCCCATCTTGTCAATGCTTAGTATGATTGGATTTAAAGAATTATACGGGTGTGACCTTTACCTCTCGTCATCTTCTAAATCACAATCAGAAATACATGAATTCAAGCAATATAACCTATCGATTCAAAACCTGGAAAATACAAATTATAGAAATAATATGTTTGATTATATTACATCGTTATCCGTTATAGAACATGGTATTAATATTGAAAAATATTTTAAAGAAATGAATCGAATATTAAAGAAAGGGGGAATGCTTCTTACATCTACAGACTACTGGCAAAATAAAATCAGTACAAAGAATTCTTGTTTATTCGGAATGCCTGATATTATTTTTAGTAGAAACGAAATAAATAACATTATTAATAGTGCTGAAAAAAATGGTT from Candidatus Nitrosocosmicus arcticus includes these protein-coding regions:
- a CDS encoding class I SAM-dependent methyltransferase; translation: MRYNSVLKNMLEVDEAINYLDSLHLFPHPDRPKSWDISKIIHILNKADKGSFILDVGCNTCPILSMLSMIGFKELYGCDLYLSSSSKSQSEIHEFKQYNLSIQNLENTNYRNNMFDYITSLSVIEHGINIEKYFKEMNRILKKGGMLLTSTDYWQNKISTKNSCLFGMPDIIFSRNEINNIINSAEKNGFELIEPIDFTCKDKVVRWEHNDVELTFLFFALKKIRSI